One stretch of Saccharopolyspora erythraea DNA includes these proteins:
- the glpD gene encoding glycerol-3-phosphate dehydrogenase, protein MSKQSTGSAPSEVTRAEGRLGPADRVENWRRLGSEEFDVVVIGGGVTGAGAALDAATRGLRVALVESRDLASGTSSRSSKLFHGGLRYLEQLEFNLVREALRERELMLTTLAPHLVKPVSFLYPLTHRIWERPYSAAGLFLYDTMGGARSVPGQKHLTRAGALRMAPALKRDALIGGIRYYDAQADDARHTMTVARTAARYGAVVTSSTQVIGFLREADRIAGVRVRDVETGAETEVRAQAVINATGVWTDELQKLSGGRGRFRVRASKGVHIVVPRDRIVAETGMILRTEKSVLFVIPWGSHWIVGTTDTDWNLDLAHPAATKKDIDYILEHVNTVLATPLTHDDIEGVYAGLRPLLAGESEESSKLSREHAVARVAPGLVAIAGGKYTTYRVMAADAVDAIGSDVSGRIARSITDKVPLLGADGYHALVNQADQLAGKHGVHPYRIRHLLDRYGSQVHEVLALAEERPELLKPVPSAPNYLQAEVVFACSHEGALHLEDVLTRRTRISIEYPHRGVDCAEAVARLMSDVLGWDDERIAREVDVYVRRVEAERDSQTQPDDEAADAKRSAAPEARAKLVEPGS, encoded by the coding sequence GTGTCCAAGCAGAGCACGGGGTCGGCCCCGTCCGAAGTGACCAGGGCCGAGGGCAGGCTGGGGCCGGCCGACCGGGTCGAGAACTGGCGGCGGCTGGGTTCCGAGGAGTTCGACGTCGTGGTGATCGGCGGCGGTGTGACCGGCGCGGGCGCGGCGCTGGACGCCGCGACCCGCGGGCTGCGGGTCGCGCTGGTCGAGTCCAGGGACCTGGCCTCGGGCACGTCGAGCCGCTCCAGCAAGCTGTTCCACGGCGGTCTGCGCTACCTGGAGCAGCTGGAGTTCAACCTGGTCCGCGAGGCCCTGCGGGAACGCGAGCTGATGCTGACCACGCTGGCGCCGCACCTGGTGAAGCCGGTCAGCTTCCTCTACCCGCTTACCCACCGCATCTGGGAACGTCCTTACTCCGCGGCGGGACTGTTCCTCTACGACACGATGGGCGGCGCCCGCTCGGTGCCGGGGCAGAAGCACCTGACGCGCGCGGGCGCGCTGCGGATGGCCCCTGCGCTCAAGCGCGACGCGCTCATCGGCGGCATCCGCTACTACGACGCGCAGGCCGACGACGCCCGCCACACCATGACCGTCGCCAGGACCGCCGCCCGCTACGGCGCGGTCGTCACGAGCTCGACCCAGGTCATCGGGTTCCTGCGGGAGGCCGACCGGATCGCGGGCGTGCGGGTGCGCGATGTCGAGACCGGCGCCGAGACCGAGGTGCGCGCCCAGGCGGTCATCAACGCCACCGGCGTGTGGACCGACGAGCTGCAGAAGCTCTCCGGAGGTCGCGGGCGCTTCCGGGTGCGGGCCAGCAAGGGCGTGCACATCGTCGTCCCGCGCGACCGGATCGTCGCCGAGACCGGGATGATCCTGCGCACCGAGAAGTCGGTGCTGTTCGTGATCCCGTGGGGCAGCCACTGGATCGTCGGCACCACCGACACCGACTGGAACCTCGACCTCGCCCACCCGGCGGCGACGAAGAAGGACATCGACTACATCCTCGAACACGTCAACACCGTGCTGGCCACGCCGTTGACCCACGACGACATCGAGGGCGTCTACGCCGGGCTGCGGCCGCTGCTGGCCGGGGAGAGCGAGGAGAGCTCGAAGCTCTCCCGCGAGCACGCGGTCGCCCGCGTCGCGCCCGGACTGGTCGCCATCGCGGGCGGCAAGTACACGACGTACCGGGTGATGGCCGCCGACGCGGTGGACGCGATCGGCAGCGACGTCTCCGGCCGCATCGCGCGGTCGATCACCGACAAGGTGCCGCTGCTGGGCGCCGACGGCTACCACGCGCTGGTCAACCAGGCCGACCAGCTCGCGGGCAAGCACGGCGTGCACCCGTACCGGATCCGGCACCTGCTCGACCGCTACGGCTCGCAGGTCCACGAGGTGCTCGCACTGGCGGAGGAGCGGCCGGAGCTGCTCAAGCCGGTGCCGTCGGCACCGAACTACCTGCAGGCCGAGGTGGTCTTCGCGTGCAGCCACGAGGGCGCGCTGCACCTGGAGGACGTGCTGACCCGGCGCACCCGGATCTCCATCGAGTACCCGCACCGCGGCGTCGACTGCGCCGAGGCGGTGGCCCGGTTGATGTCGGACGTGCTGGGCTGGGACGACGAACGCATCGCCCGCGAGGTCGACGTCTACGTGCGGCGGGTCGAGGCCGAGCGCGACTCCCAGACCCAGCCCGACGACGAGGCGGCCGACGCGAAGCGGTCGGCGGCGCCGGAGGCGCGGGCGAAGCTGGTCGAGCCGGGCAGCTGA
- a CDS encoding thiol-disulfide oxidoreductase DCC family protein: MPSVPVLVYDGDCGFCTRSARLVERLPVRVRLVPWQEADLAALRITEDRARHEIVWVDTSGRRFGGAAAVAELLKDCRGVWPLLGHLMSLPVLRFLAHAAYRLVAANRYRLPGSTPACRLPAQQRPGAQRH, encoded by the coding sequence ATGCCATCGGTGCCGGTGCTGGTCTACGACGGTGACTGCGGTTTCTGCACGCGCAGCGCGCGACTGGTGGAGCGGTTGCCCGTGCGGGTGCGGCTCGTCCCGTGGCAGGAGGCCGACCTCGCGGCGCTGCGGATCACCGAGGACCGCGCCCGGCACGAGATCGTCTGGGTCGACACCTCGGGGCGTCGGTTCGGCGGAGCCGCCGCCGTCGCCGAGTTGCTGAAGGACTGCAGGGGCGTTTGGCCGCTGCTCGGCCACCTCATGTCGCTGCCCGTGCTGCGTTTCCTGGCGCACGCCGCCTACCGGTTGGTCGCGGCGAACCGCTACCGGCTGCCGGGGTCGACGCCCGCCTGCCGCCTTCCCGCGCAACAGCGCCCCGGCGCGCAACGCCACTGA
- a CDS encoding DeoR/GlpR family DNA-binding transcription regulator, translating to MSGTSGRRPSGKQQDRRRKITELVMEEGSLRIDDLVATVGASAMTVYRDLADLESQGLVHRNRGYVSAASSLLYEAASEYRMQQNQAEKEELAQAAAELVEPGQAVVLDDSTTGVFLARLLPERAPLTVVTNHRGVFGELAGVQGIHLIGVGGDYLPWADAFVGGMAIDAIRGMRVDLAIMSVSAVTDGIGCYPQQEMVQLKKAMLASASKRVLYVDHTKFRRRALHAVAPAEDFDIVIVDSKTERSDIEVLRERGAKVEQAGVADGAEPARRA from the coding sequence ATGTCCGGGACCTCCGGTCGACGCCCGTCCGGCAAGCAGCAGGACCGGCGCCGAAAGATCACCGAGCTGGTCATGGAGGAGGGCTCGCTGCGGATCGACGACCTCGTCGCGACCGTGGGCGCCAGCGCCATGACCGTCTACCGCGACCTCGCCGACCTGGAGTCGCAGGGGCTCGTGCACCGCAACCGCGGCTACGTCTCGGCGGCCTCCTCGCTGCTCTACGAGGCGGCGTCGGAATACCGGATGCAGCAGAACCAGGCGGAGAAGGAAGAACTGGCCCAGGCCGCCGCCGAGCTCGTCGAACCCGGCCAGGCGGTGGTGCTCGACGACTCGACGACCGGGGTGTTCCTGGCCAGGCTGCTCCCGGAGCGGGCGCCGCTGACCGTGGTGACCAACCACCGCGGGGTCTTCGGCGAACTCGCGGGGGTGCAGGGCATCCACCTCATCGGCGTGGGCGGGGACTACCTGCCGTGGGCGGACGCGTTCGTCGGCGGCATGGCCATCGACGCGATCCGCGGCATGCGGGTCGACCTGGCGATCATGTCGGTCTCGGCGGTGACCGACGGCATCGGCTGCTACCCGCAGCAGGAGATGGTGCAGCTCAAGAAGGCCATGCTGGCCTCGGCGAGCAAGCGGGTCCTCTACGTCGACCACACGAAGTTCCGCAGGCGGGCGCTGCACGCGGTCGCCCCGGCCGAGGACTTCGACATCGTGATCGTGGATTCCAAGACCGAGCGCTCCGACATCGAGGTGCTGCGCGAGCGGGGCGCGAAGGTCGAACAGGCGGGCGTCGCGGACGGCGCGGAGCCTGCCCGTCGGGCATGA
- a CDS encoding gamma-glutamylcyclotransferase — MPLYAAYGSNMDPAQMMERAPHSPMAGTGWLMDWRLTFGGEDYGWEGALATIVEAAGSQVFTVLYDVSPEDERQLDRWEGSELGMHKKLRLRVHTLDGPVLAWLYVLDAYEGGLPSARYLGVMADAAEAAGAPSDYVEKLRKRPCGNIGP, encoded by the coding sequence GTGCCGCTGTACGCCGCGTACGGGTCCAACATGGATCCGGCCCAGATGATGGAGCGAGCTCCGCATTCCCCGATGGCGGGAACGGGCTGGCTGATGGACTGGCGGCTGACCTTCGGCGGGGAGGACTACGGCTGGGAAGGCGCGCTGGCCACGATCGTCGAGGCCGCCGGCTCCCAAGTGTTCACCGTCCTGTACGACGTCAGCCCCGAGGACGAACGACAGCTCGACCGCTGGGAAGGCTCCGAGCTGGGGATGCACAAGAAGCTGCGGCTGCGGGTCCACACGCTCGACGGCCCGGTCCTGGCGTGGCTGTACGTGCTCGACGCCTACGAGGGCGGTCTGCCCTCGGCGCGCTACCTCGGCGTGATGGCCGACGCGGCCGAAGCGGCCGGGGCTCCGTCGGACTACGTGGAGAAGCTGCGCAAGCGCCCGTGCGGCAACATCGGCCCCTGA
- a CDS encoding alpha-hydroxy-acid oxidizing protein, with the protein MTAGESFGRAVQSQIYRAGLFGRTPGVPVSPDALEAAAHRRMSRTAWAYVAGSAGRERTAHANRAALDRWEIVPRMLRDVEVRDTGVELFGARLPSPFLFAPVGVLEMAHREADLAVAAAARELGVPMVISTQGSVPMEETAVALGETVRWYQLYWPGDDRLAASLLRRAEAIGAAAIVVTLDTDLLGWRTRDLDLAWLPFGRAMGIAQYLSDPVFAELVAERASRSRQDAPVRPGIAALKTLAGIARRYPGGFLRNLTSPMPRAAVETFLDVFSRPALTWEHLAWLRERTSLPIVLKGLQHTDDAALALDHGVDGIIVSNHGGRQVDGAVGSIDALPGIAERVGGRIPVLFDSGVRTGTDAFKALALGASAVLVGRPYVYGLALAGADGAREVVRNLMAEFDLTMALTGCTTTSDITRGALR; encoded by the coding sequence GTGACCGCTGGCGAATCCTTCGGGCGCGCCGTCCAGTCGCAGATCTACCGCGCCGGCCTCTTCGGCCGCACGCCAGGCGTGCCCGTGTCGCCCGACGCGCTGGAAGCCGCCGCGCACCGCCGGATGAGCCGGACCGCGTGGGCCTACGTCGCGGGGTCGGCCGGCCGCGAGCGGACCGCGCACGCGAACCGGGCCGCGCTCGACAGGTGGGAGATCGTGCCGCGCATGCTGCGCGACGTCGAGGTCCGGGACACCGGTGTCGAACTCTTCGGCGCCCGCCTGCCTTCACCGTTCCTCTTCGCGCCGGTCGGGGTGCTGGAGATGGCCCACCGGGAGGCCGACCTGGCGGTCGCGGCCGCGGCCCGCGAGCTGGGCGTGCCGATGGTGATCTCCACGCAGGGCTCGGTGCCGATGGAGGAGACCGCGGTGGCGCTGGGCGAAACGGTCCGCTGGTACCAGCTCTACTGGCCAGGTGACGACCGGCTCGCGGCGAGCCTGCTCCGGCGCGCCGAGGCGATCGGAGCGGCGGCCATCGTGGTCACCCTCGACACCGACCTGCTCGGGTGGCGCACCCGGGACCTGGACCTGGCGTGGCTGCCGTTCGGCCGGGCCATGGGCATCGCGCAGTACCTCAGCGACCCGGTCTTCGCCGAACTCGTCGCCGAGCGGGCATCCCGCTCCCGGCAGGACGCACCGGTGAGACCCGGGATCGCGGCGCTGAAGACCCTCGCCGGGATCGCCCGGCGATACCCGGGCGGCTTCCTGCGGAACCTCACTTCTCCGATGCCGCGCGCAGCGGTCGAAACCTTCCTCGACGTCTTCTCCCGGCCCGCGTTGACCTGGGAGCACCTCGCCTGGCTGCGCGAGCGGACGTCGTTGCCGATCGTCCTCAAGGGACTCCAGCACACCGACGACGCGGCGCTGGCGCTCGACCACGGGGTGGACGGGATCATCGTGTCCAACCACGGCGGCCGGCAGGTCGACGGAGCCGTCGGTTCCATCGACGCGTTGCCGGGGATCGCCGAACGCGTCGGGGGTCGAATCCCGGTGCTGTTCGACAGCGGTGTCCGCACCGGCACCGACGCCTTCAAGGCGCTGGCCCTCGGGGCGAGTGCGGTTCTCGTCGGCAGGCCCTACGTCTACGGGCTCGCGTTGGCGGGCGCGGACGGCGCGCGGGAGGTCGTGCGGAACCTGATGGCCGAGTTCGACCTGACCATGGCGCTGACCGGCTGCACGACCACATCGGACATCACCCGTGGGGCCCTCCGCTGA
- a CDS encoding MIP/aquaporin family protein has product MSPGQIFLWEFMGTAMLTLLGCGVVANNVLRRSLGHNGGWLLVNFGWGFAVFAGASIAAPSGAHINPAVTLGLAVNGQISWSQVPFYIVAQLLGGILGALLCWAAYKLQFDTHDAPGETLGIFSTGPTVPSAPWNLVTEIIGTFVLVFWIIQNPSAEVGQAGVPEFGNAALGYAAVAFIVIGIGNSLGGPTGYAINPARDLGPRIAYAVLPIRGKGSANWGYSWVPVVGPIAGGVLAGLLALALPAS; this is encoded by the coding sequence ATGAGTCCTGGTCAGATCTTTCTGTGGGAGTTCATGGGCACCGCCATGCTCACCCTGCTCGGGTGCGGTGTGGTCGCGAACAACGTGCTTCGCAGGTCGCTCGGCCACAATGGAGGGTGGCTGCTGGTCAACTTCGGCTGGGGCTTCGCGGTCTTCGCCGGTGCCAGCATCGCCGCTCCCAGCGGTGCGCACATCAACCCCGCGGTGACACTGGGACTCGCGGTCAACGGCCAGATTTCGTGGAGCCAGGTGCCCTTCTACATCGTCGCGCAGCTCCTCGGCGGCATCCTCGGCGCGCTGCTCTGCTGGGCGGCCTACAAGCTGCAGTTCGACACCCACGACGCCCCGGGCGAGACGCTGGGGATCTTCTCCACCGGCCCGACCGTGCCGAGCGCGCCGTGGAACCTGGTCACCGAGATCATCGGCACCTTCGTGCTGGTCTTCTGGATCATCCAGAACCCGTCGGCGGAGGTCGGCCAGGCCGGCGTGCCGGAGTTCGGGAACGCCGCGCTGGGATACGCGGCGGTCGCCTTCATCGTCATCGGCATCGGCAACTCGCTGGGCGGTCCCACCGGGTACGCGATCAACCCGGCGCGCGACCTCGGTCCTCGCATCGCCTACGCGGTGCTGCCGATCCGCGGCAAGGGCTCGGCCAACTGGGGTTACTCCTGGGTCCCCGTCGTGGGACCGATCGCCGGTGGTGTCCTGGCCGGTCTGCTGGCGCTCGCCCTGCCCGCGAGCTGA
- a CDS encoding NAD(P)H-quinone dehydrogenase, which produces MTRIVIMGGGPAGYEAALVAAQNAAEVTLIEPEGLGGACVLYDCVPSKTFIASSGARSSARDARELGIRSRNEDTDVDVAVVHGRVKGLALAQSADVRSRVRREGVRVLTGRARFTSPAKGMAQHHVGVDLADGGFEELLADVVLIATGATPRILKGAEPDGKRILTWRQLYDLPELPEHLAVIGSGVTGVEFASAYTEMGVKVTMISSRDRVLPHEDADAAAVLEEVFAERGTEVVKHARAEKVERTDTGVLIHLADGRQVEASHALMTVGSVPNTDDIGLERIGIEPDRGGYIPVDRVSRTSVPGVYAAGDCTGLLLLASVAAMQGRIAMWHALGEGVTPIKLKTVAANVFTHPEIATVGISQQAIDSGEVPARTVMMPLATNPRAKMEGLRRGFLKVFCRPQTGVVVGGVVVAPNASELILPIAMAVQNQITVDNLAATFSVYPSLSGSLTEACRQLMRHDDLD; this is translated from the coding sequence GTGACCCGCATCGTGATCATGGGAGGCGGCCCGGCGGGCTACGAGGCGGCTCTGGTCGCCGCGCAGAACGCGGCGGAGGTGACGCTGATCGAGCCGGAGGGCCTCGGGGGCGCCTGCGTGCTCTACGACTGCGTGCCGTCGAAGACCTTCATCGCCTCCTCCGGTGCGCGCTCCTCGGCGCGCGACGCCCGAGAGCTGGGCATCCGCAGCCGCAATGAGGACACCGACGTCGATGTCGCGGTGGTCCACGGCCGGGTCAAGGGCCTCGCGCTCGCGCAGTCCGCGGACGTGCGGTCGCGCGTCCGCCGGGAGGGAGTGCGGGTCCTCACCGGAAGGGCGCGGTTCACCAGCCCGGCCAAGGGCATGGCACAGCACCACGTGGGTGTCGACCTCGCCGACGGCGGCTTCGAGGAGCTGCTCGCCGACGTCGTGCTGATCGCCACCGGCGCCACGCCGCGCATCCTCAAGGGCGCCGAACCCGACGGCAAGCGCATCCTCACCTGGCGCCAGCTCTACGACCTGCCCGAACTGCCCGAGCACCTGGCCGTCATCGGCTCCGGTGTCACCGGTGTGGAGTTCGCCTCCGCCTACACCGAGATGGGCGTGAAGGTCACCATGATCTCCAGCCGCGACCGCGTGCTGCCGCACGAGGACGCCGACGCCGCCGCCGTGCTGGAGGAGGTCTTCGCCGAGCGCGGAACCGAGGTCGTCAAGCACGCCAGGGCCGAGAAGGTGGAGCGCACCGACACCGGCGTGCTGATCCACCTCGCCGACGGCCGCCAGGTCGAGGCCAGCCACGCGCTGATGACGGTCGGTTCGGTGCCCAACACCGACGACATCGGGCTGGAGCGCATCGGCATCGAGCCGGACCGCGGCGGCTACATCCCGGTGGACCGGGTGTCGCGGACCAGCGTCCCCGGCGTCTACGCGGCCGGTGACTGCACCGGCTTGCTGCTGCTGGCCTCGGTCGCGGCGATGCAGGGCCGGATCGCGATGTGGCACGCGCTGGGGGAGGGGGTCACCCCGATCAAGCTCAAGACCGTCGCGGCGAACGTGTTCACCCACCCCGAGATCGCCACCGTCGGCATCAGCCAGCAGGCGATCGACAGCGGCGAGGTGCCCGCGCGGACCGTGATGATGCCGCTGGCGACCAACCCCCGGGCCAAGATGGAGGGTCTGCGCCGCGGTTTCCTCAAGGTGTTCTGCCGCCCGCAGACCGGTGTGGTCGTCGGCGGCGTGGTGGTCGCGCCCAACGCCAGCGAGCTGATCCTGCCGATCGCGATGGCGGTGCAGAACCAGATCACCGTGGACAACCTGGCCGCCACCTTCTCGGTGTACCCGTCGCTGTCGGGGTCGCTGACCGAGGCGTGCCGCCAGCTCATGCGCCACGACGACCTCGACTGA
- the glpK gene encoding glycerol kinase GlpK, with the protein MASYVAAIDQGTTSTRCMIFNHSGRVVAVDQVEHRQIFPRAGWVEHDPEEVWSNTRQVCAGALAKADLVTSEIAAVGITNQRETTVVWDRKTGKPVYNAIVWQDTRTDSIVNELAADGGQNRYHRKTGLPLATYFSGTKIRWILDNVDGVRARAEKGELLFGNMDTWVLWNSTGGPDGGLHVTDPTNASRTLLMDLETLSWDEDICAEFGIPTSMLPEIRSSSEVYGHFRERGVFGGLPIAGILGDQQAATFGQACLSPGEAKNTYGTGNFLLLNTGTERVLSENGLLTTVGYKIGGNDTVYCLEGSIAVTGSLVQWLRDNLGLIASAPEIEQLARTVDDNGGAYFVPAFSGLFAPHWRSDARGAIVGLTRFVDRGHLARAVLEATAFQTREVIEAMDADSGVPLKSLKVDGGMVGNELLMQFQADILGVPVIRPVVSETTALGAAYAAGLAVGFWGSEEDIRSNWAKDKQWDPLMPEEKREAEYRQWQKAVTKTFDWVE; encoded by the coding sequence ATGGCTTCCTACGTCGCCGCAATCGACCAGGGCACCACCTCGACCCGGTGCATGATCTTCAACCACTCGGGCCGGGTCGTCGCCGTGGACCAGGTGGAGCACCGCCAGATCTTCCCGCGCGCGGGCTGGGTCGAGCACGACCCGGAGGAGGTCTGGAGCAACACCAGGCAGGTCTGCGCCGGTGCGCTGGCCAAGGCCGACCTGGTGACCTCCGAGATCGCCGCCGTCGGCATCACCAACCAGCGCGAGACGACCGTGGTGTGGGACCGCAAGACCGGCAAGCCGGTCTACAACGCCATCGTCTGGCAGGACACCAGGACCGACAGCATCGTCAACGAGCTCGCCGCCGACGGCGGGCAGAACCGCTACCACCGCAAGACCGGCCTGCCGCTGGCCACCTACTTCTCCGGCACCAAGATCCGCTGGATCCTGGACAACGTGGACGGTGTCCGCGCCCGCGCCGAGAAGGGCGAGCTGCTGTTCGGCAACATGGACACCTGGGTGCTGTGGAACTCCACCGGCGGCCCCGACGGCGGTCTGCACGTGACCGACCCGACCAACGCCTCCCGCACCCTCCTGATGGACCTCGAGACGCTGTCCTGGGACGAGGACATCTGCGCCGAGTTCGGCATCCCGACGTCGATGCTGCCGGAGATCCGCTCGTCGTCGGAGGTCTACGGGCACTTCCGCGAGCGCGGGGTGTTCGGCGGGCTGCCGATCGCGGGCATCCTCGGCGACCAGCAGGCCGCCACCTTCGGGCAGGCGTGCCTGTCGCCCGGTGAAGCCAAGAACACCTACGGCACCGGCAACTTCCTGCTGCTCAACACCGGCACCGAGCGGGTGCTCAGCGAGAACGGGCTGCTGACCACGGTCGGCTACAAGATCGGCGGCAACGACACCGTCTACTGCCTGGAGGGCTCGATCGCGGTCACCGGCTCACTGGTGCAGTGGCTGCGCGACAACCTCGGGCTCATCGCCAGCGCGCCGGAGATCGAGCAGCTCGCGCGCACCGTCGACGACAACGGCGGCGCCTACTTCGTCCCGGCGTTCTCCGGGCTTTTCGCGCCGCACTGGCGGTCCGACGCGCGCGGCGCGATCGTCGGCCTGACCCGGTTCGTCGACCGCGGGCACCTGGCCCGCGCGGTGCTGGAGGCCACGGCGTTCCAGACCCGCGAGGTGATCGAGGCGATGGACGCCGACTCCGGGGTGCCGCTGAAGTCGCTGAAGGTCGACGGCGGCATGGTCGGCAACGAGCTGCTCATGCAGTTCCAGGCCGACATCCTCGGCGTCCCGGTGATCCGGCCGGTCGTCAGCGAGACGACGGCGCTCGGCGCCGCCTACGCGGCGGGCCTCGCCGTCGGCTTCTGGGGCAGCGAGGAGGACATCCGCTCCAACTGGGCCAAGGACAAGCAGTGGGACCCGCTCATGCCGGAGGAGAAGCGGGAAGCCGAGTACCGCCAATGGCAGAAGGCCGTGACCAAGACCTTCGACTGGGTCGAGTGA
- a CDS encoding ESX secretion-associated protein EspG, whose translation MVIGAQADRDRLVTLSALEFDVLFEHLGLDTMPLVLKVPSPGRTHTERAELVESAWRSLSRRGLGGPTGIDGELERMLRTLARPRREVDGRLWLGRSVRVLAAADDEHAVLAAKEDDALTLRPAAASGLPREAASVLPQLGPGPGGSVSVPSADLDAAAAEAGADVERLQAGLRRRGVRSGDAEALTSMVGEVGARGQFGAAARDRWGRRLRGSHVVGFFDTPRGRYVQVRRQSPSGDPWSTVAPVDARRMIGHLDELLAEVTGD comes from the coding sequence ATGGTGATCGGCGCGCAAGCCGACCGGGACCGGCTGGTGACCCTGTCGGCGCTGGAGTTCGACGTCCTCTTCGAGCACCTCGGGCTGGACACGATGCCGCTGGTGCTCAAGGTCCCCTCGCCCGGACGCACCCACACCGAACGCGCGGAGCTGGTGGAGTCGGCGTGGCGGTCGCTGTCGCGGCGCGGCCTCGGCGGGCCCACCGGCATCGACGGTGAGCTGGAGCGGATGCTGCGGACCCTCGCGCGGCCGCGGCGCGAGGTCGACGGCCGGCTGTGGCTCGGGCGCAGCGTCCGGGTACTCGCGGCCGCCGACGACGAGCACGCGGTGCTCGCGGCCAAGGAGGACGACGCGCTGACGCTGCGACCGGCCGCCGCGTCCGGCCTGCCGCGAGAGGCCGCATCGGTGCTGCCGCAGCTCGGCCCGGGTCCCGGCGGTTCGGTGTCGGTGCCCAGCGCCGACCTCGACGCGGCCGCCGCGGAGGCGGGCGCCGACGTCGAGAGGTTGCAGGCGGGGCTGCGGCGCAGGGGCGTGCGTTCCGGCGACGCCGAGGCGCTGACCAGCATGGTCGGCGAGGTCGGCGCGCGCGGTCAGTTCGGCGCCGCAGCGCGGGACCGCTGGGGGCGCCGCTTGCGCGGCTCGCACGTCGTCGGGTTCTTCGACACCCCGCGCGGCCGCTACGTGCAGGTAAGGCGGCAGTCGCCGTCGGGCGACCCGTGGAGCACGGTCGCGCCGGTGGACGCCCGCCGCATGATCGGCCACCTCGACGAACTGCTCGCCGAGGTCACCGGGGACTGA
- a CDS encoding tetratricopeptide repeat protein, whose amino-acid sequence MYGKAFAPEYQGALRELSVNTAYEDVLAAAREREGRAEADGTPLELAQARLGVAEACRRLGRLDEADAAWRASYHAAKSVSAQGAMAWALWSGGTLARQCGKLNVAVRWLTAGRDLAEQAGDIVAYGYTFAGIAETLRIRGDHEEARVLHEHVLAEARRRGESRHIVWALEGLAQIDRFAGDLDSAWNRFDEAARTAEESGDERGHAWALRGLADVSSLRGDHDQALMLLSQAEQTCRQMDLSSALAYNRKMRGNVLFRASWYGEASRTYRDAREKFRVIGEPRGEALAQLGLLKSLDKLGRPRPDTERDLVALRESLQSRELRHTRQMVENTIEEMTSRP is encoded by the coding sequence ATGTACGGCAAGGCGTTCGCACCGGAGTACCAGGGGGCACTCCGGGAACTGTCGGTCAACACGGCGTACGAGGACGTCCTCGCCGCCGCGCGGGAGCGGGAAGGCCGCGCCGAGGCCGACGGCACGCCGCTGGAGCTGGCGCAGGCGCGGCTCGGCGTGGCCGAGGCGTGCCGCCGACTCGGCAGGCTCGACGAGGCCGACGCCGCGTGGCGGGCGAGCTACCACGCGGCCAAGAGCGTGTCGGCGCAGGGCGCGATGGCGTGGGCGCTGTGGAGCGGCGGCACGCTGGCCCGCCAGTGCGGCAAGCTCAACGTCGCGGTGCGCTGGCTGACGGCCGGCCGCGACCTCGCCGAGCAGGCGGGCGACATCGTCGCCTACGGCTACACCTTCGCCGGGATCGCCGAGACGCTGCGGATCAGGGGCGACCACGAGGAAGCGCGGGTGCTGCACGAACACGTGCTGGCCGAGGCGCGCAGGCGCGGCGAGTCCCGGCACATCGTGTGGGCGCTGGAAGGGCTGGCGCAGATCGACCGCTTCGCCGGTGATCTCGACTCCGCCTGGAACCGCTTCGACGAGGCCGCCCGCACCGCGGAGGAGTCCGGCGACGAGCGCGGGCACGCGTGGGCCTTGCGCGGTCTGGCCGACGTGTCGTCGCTGCGCGGTGACCACGACCAGGCGTTGATGCTGCTTTCGCAGGCCGAGCAGACGTGTAGGCAGATGGACCTCTCCAGCGCGCTGGCCTACAACCGCAAGATGCGCGGCAACGTGCTCTTCCGCGCGAGCTGGTACGGGGAGGCTTCGCGCACCTACCGGGACGCGCGCGAGAAGTTCCGCGTCATCGGCGAACCCCGCGGCGAGGCGCTTGCGCAGCTCGGACTGCTCAAGAGCCTCGACAAGCTGGGGCGTCCGCGTCCGGACACCGAGCGCGACCTGGTCGCGTTGCGGGAATCGCTGCAGAGCAGGGAACTGCGGCACACCCGGCAGATGGTCGAGAACACCATCGAAGAAATGACGTCGCGCCCCTGA